ACTCTGTACCGCCCAGATATCACCCTGCTGGCAGAATCCTGAATGCACCCTGACCTCAATAAAAACCAGAATTGCTGAAGCAGTAGAATATGATGCGTCTTTTATTTCATTTCCTGAGCAGGTAATAACGGGTTGGGATCCATTGGATGGAAAGAATTTTGTCCAGACTGAAAGTGATGAAATTGTATCTGTCTTATGTGAATATGCCTGTGATTTTAGTATCGGAATTCTTGGTTCATACCGTGAAAAGTATCAACCCCACCCACGTAACACAGCTATCGCGATTGCTCCGGATGGCCGTATTCTTGGCCGTTATTCAAAAATGCATCTCTTTTCACCTGGTCATGAGGATCAGGCATATTGTCCTGGAGAAGAGATTGCGCTGTTCTCTTATGATGGCTGTAGGTGCGGAATAGCAATCTGCTATGACCTCAGGTTTGCTGATCTCTTCAGACTTTACCGTGATGCCGATGTAGATCTGGTAATGGTACCAAGTGCATGGCCGGCTTCCCGTATGCGATATTTTGAACTTTTTGCCACAGCCAGGGCAGCAGAATTTCAAATGTATGTGGCTGGGATTAACACAGTAGGAAGGACTCCAGTAGATCTCTATTCTGGCGGCTCACTTATTGCTGGTCCAGATGGGGCTGTGATCTGCAGAGGATCGGAAGTTGAAGAACTTCTCTTCTCTGATATTTGTCCTGATCTCGTTGCTGGTATTCGTGAAAGTTTTCCTGTTCATAGTGACCGGAGGAGTGAAGTCTATCAGAATCTTTCCTGATACTGTCTGGAAAAAGATGTAAGATTCCCCAAAAAAAATTATGCCTTTTTTGTGATGTTTTGAGCCTGGCTTGTATTCTGTGTTGTATACTGAACATTTGGTTCAGAATAAAGGACATTGGTGATGTTCCTGTAGTATGTAAGTCCCTGTTCTGTAGTCATATTTGGCTGAAGTGAAACAAGTTGAAGGCCAGGCATACCATATGCTGTGTAATCTGTCATGACTGAAGCATGAATCGCAGCATTTGTGGTATTTGCATACACAAGCATATCCTGTGTTGTGTGGAAAGCTGTCTGGTTATATTTGACAAACAGACCCCCGGATGTTGAAGTATTGCCTGCTGGTGGCGGTGAGGTGGTGGTGCTGTTCTGGCCCGATGCACTTGCAATCGAATAGATAGCATTCTTCTCAGCATATTTTACAGTTGGGAGACTCTGGTAATATGAGATTCCCTGTTCGATTGTC
This Methanospirillum lacunae DNA region includes the following protein-coding sequences:
- a CDS encoding S8 family serine peptidase produces the protein MRQKALVLTLIAGLFLAVIVLAQTAPSEAVNNTTAIPGDNKTTPPPQPNVTTASYVQGELLVQFNPSAFPNNQSMQAYSMQANAAIGATVKTDYSQQGIPGLELVILPPGMTIEQGISYYQSLPTVKYAEKNAIYSIASASGQNSTTTSPPPAGNTSTSGGLFVKYNQTAFHTTQDMLVYANTTNAAIHASVMTDYTAYGMPGLQLVSLQPNMTTEQGLTYYRNITNVLYSEPNVQYTTQNTSQAQNITKKA
- a CDS encoding carbon-nitrogen hydrolase family protein, encoding MILCTAQISPCWQNPECTLTSIKTRIAEAVEYDASFISFPEQVITGWDPLDGKNFVQTESDEIVSVLCEYACDFSIGILGSYREKYQPHPRNTAIAIAPDGRILGRYSKMHLFSPGHEDQAYCPGEEIALFSYDGCRCGIAICYDLRFADLFRLYRDADVDLVMVPSAWPASRMRYFELFATARAAEFQMYVAGINTVGRTPVDLYSGGSLIAGPDGAVICRGSEVEELLFSDICPDLVAGIRESFPVHSDRRSEVYQNLS